From the genome of Aphis gossypii isolate Hap1 unplaced genomic scaffold, ASM2018417v2 Contig00562, whole genome shotgun sequence, one region includes:
- the LOC114124400 gene encoding zinc finger MYM-type protein 1-like yields the protein MNYILLFFIQYIVVGNNLLSNMSNIKNYFTVKANAKSSTDEKTSPPTKIRKDNKEIFELCSTSSTHQDQVLTDLWVPPENYKFPLLDQWKKRGLKFQYKWLKAYPWLSYSEKLEGAFCKYCVVFAFAGGIGSQRLCSLVLTPFQNWKKATEVLSNHNSLEYHKTSFLKSEHFLNIFLNNAPSVIDKLDDERIKQKKLNRLKLIPIIECIILCGRQEIALRGHRDFGPINFNNESDGNNSNLNEGNFRAILKYKAKVIDYLKNHLESESRNKYISPQIQNEIITICGDLILSKLVKMVNASQCFSVLADETTDVSVKEQLTLCVRFVNGTGENAKLCEIFLKYVNVHNLTGQHLASAILEGLHSCGIDCSKMYGQGYDGASNMSGKFKGVQTIIRNKYPMALYVHCAAHTLNLAVSSSCEQQAIRNCLGVVEKMHCFFNTPKRHSILLEAIANSDLNPSSKSLKRLCATRWVERYTAVNDFVELFPCVVEALEEISTTFNDKSSTDASMLLKSMDSEFLISIQVVKVIKH from the exons atgaattatattttattattttttattcaatatattgtcgttggaaataatttgttaagtaatatgagtaatatcaaaaattattttactgtaaaagCTAATGCTAAAAGCAGTACAGATGAAAAAACATCACCTCCGACTAAAATTAGAAAAgacaataaagaaatatttgaattgtgCTCAACATCTAGTACCCATCAGGATCAG GTATTAACTGACTTATGGGTACCaccagaaaattataaatttccacTCTTAGATCAATGGAAAAAAAGAGGTCTTAAATTCCAGTACAAATGGTTGAAAGCGTATCCATGGCTATCTTATTCAGAAAAACTTGAGGGGGCTTTTTGTAAGTACTGTGTGGTTTTTGCTTTTGCTGGTGGTATTGGATCACAACGCTTATGCAGTCTTGTTTTAACACCATTTCAAAACTGGAAGAAAGCTACAGAA gttTTATCGAATCATAATAGTTTGGAATATCACAAaacttcttttttaaaatctgaacattttttaaatatttttttaaacaatgcaCCATCAGTTATTGATAAATTGGACGATGAAag gatCAAACAGAAGAAGCTAAACAGGTTGAAATTAATTCCAATTATAGAATGTATTATCCTTTGTGGTAGACAAGAGATCGCACTCCGTGGACACAGAGATTTTGGCCCAATAAACTTTaata atGAGTCTGATggtaataattctaatttgaATGAAGGTAATTTTCGAgctattctaaaatataaagctAAAGtcatagattatttaaaaaatcatctaGAATCCGAGTCTCGAAACAAATACATAAGTCCtcaaatacaaaatgaaattattaccaTATGTGGTGACCTAATACTAAGTAAACTAGTAAAGATGGTAAATGCATCTCAGTGCTTTTCTGTATTAGCTGATGAGACAACGGATGTGTCAGTTAAGGAACAGCTTACGCTGTGTGTACGTTTTGTTAATGGTACTGGAGAAAATGCTAAGTTATGTGagatttttttgaagtatgttaatgtacataatttaactGGTCAGCATTTGGCTTCAGCTATACTTGaag GTTTACATTCTTGCGGAATTGACTGCTCTAAAATGTATGGCCAGGGTTACGATGGGGCAAGTAACATGTCAGGGAAATTTAAAGGAGTACAGACTATAATACGAAATAAGTATCCTATGGCATTATATGTTCACTGTGCTGCCCATACATTGAATTTGGCAGTGTCTTCATCATGTGAACAACAAGCTATAAGGAACTGTTTAGGTGTGGTAGAAAAAatgcattgtttttttaacacacCTAAACGCCACAGTATACTTTTGGAAGCTATTGCTAATAGCGATCTCAACCCATCATCCAAATCATTAAAGCGTTTGTGTGCAACACGTTGGGTTGAAAGATACACCGCTGTTAATGATTTCGTTGAATTATTTCCATGTGTAGTCGAGGCATTGGAAGAAATATCAACCACCTTTAATGACAAATCATCAACTGATGCCAGTATGTTACTAAAATCCATGGATTCTGAGTTCTTAATTTCTATTCAAGTTGTTAAGGTAATCAAACATTGA